The genome window AGCCGCGATTACCACAATTGCAGGCAGGGCCATCCAGCCAGATCACCATATGGCCCAGCTCGCCAGCAGTGCCATCCGGGCCCCGGAAGAGCTGACCGTTCAAGATAAGGCCACCCCCTACACCGGTACCCAGGGTCAGCATCAGCAGGTTATTTGCCCCCTGGCCAGCTCCCTGCCAGAACTCGCCCAGAGTGGCCAGATTAGCATCATTGTCCAATTTGACCGGTACACCCAGCAACTCTGTTAACCAGGTGGTCACGGGAACATTCCGCCAGCCCGGCAAGTTCGGGGAAAAAATGCATTCTCCCTGCGCGAAGTCATGCAGGCCAGGAGCGCCTACCCCTACCCCGGCCAGAGTATGCCCCTGGCCAAACTCTGTCACCAATTCCCGCACCAGGTCAGCAATCCGCACTACCACTGCCCTCGGCCCCGCTGCCGCCTGGGTGGGGATTTCCTTTTTTCCCAGCAACTCCCCCGCGGTGGTAAACAATCCGCCTTTAATGTTGGTCCCGCCCAGATCAATTCCTGCGATTACTTGCATGTCCCCGTTCTCCTCCTTTGTTCCAGATAAGCCAGCACCGTTTCCGGAGAGCGATTGAGGATTTGCTCCTCTTTTACTCCCTGCCGCTGGCACAAATCCCAGGCAGCGGTCAGTTCACCCACCCAGTCGGCATAGTGGCTGTCACTGCCCAGACTGATCAACACCCCGTATTCCGCCGCCAGACGGGCAATCGCGGCACAATTGGTAGCACTGCCTTTGCGGCTGCCGCCCAGGGAGCTGTTGTTGATTTCAATCGCCTTCCCGTAATGTTTGGCCCCCTGGACAATCACTTCCGGGTCGATCTGAAATTCGGGATTGCCCGGATGAACAATCACATCCACCAGGGGGTGGGCCATAGCTTTCAGCATGGCGTCAGTATTGGTCACAATTCCCTGGTCAGCAGGAAAACAGTAGGTATGAAAACCGGCCAGCACAATCTCCAGTTTGGCCAGATACTGGTCTGGCAGGTCCAGGGTCCCATCCAGCCCGATAATGTTAGCCTCCACACCTTTTAATACTCTCACCCCGTAAATGGTTTCCGGCAATACCCGCAGGTTACCGAAATGATAAAGATGGGGCCCCCCCGGCATGGCTGGACCATGATCGGTCAAAGCAAACATTTTCAACCCCTTGTCAGCAGCTGCCCTGGCCATTTCCTGCACGGTGCTGTAAGCATGGCCACTGGCAACACTATGGCAATGTAAATCCACCAACCAACGCATGGCCGGGATCTCCCCTTTCTATCTCTGCATGATCTCTTCCACCCATGCCCGCAGCACTTCCGCTACTCCCCAGGCCTGGGCAAAACAACCCCGGGGAGTGTGGGGATGGTCACCATCAAAAATTTCGGAAATGGTACCAACACCTGCTTCGAATAGATGGCCCCGGAAGGGCTCCAGCAATTTTTCAGCTATTTCCCGGCTGCTGGCATCATAGTTGTGCACTTTTCGCAGCGCTGTCAAAAAAGGGCCAATCAACCAGCTCCAGGCCGTTCCCTGGTGATAGGCTCCATCCCTTTTCCAGCGGTCACCGATGTATGTACTCTGATACCGGGGATGATCTGCCGCCAGGCTGCGCAGCCCGTAAGGGGTATACAAGGCCCGCCAAACCGCCCGCACCACCAGTTTCTGGCGAATAGGATCCAGCAATTGATGGGGTAAACTTACCGCCAGGATCTGATTGGGCCGCAAGGCTGGATCAGGGTTGCCTGCGGGATCAATCACATCATACAAATAGCCGCCCTCGGCATACCAGAATTTCGCATTAAAACTGCTGGCAGCTAACCTGGCCAATTCCTCCAGCTCCCTGGCGCTTTCTCCTTGCCTGCGAGCCAGCTCCGCCGCAATCTTGAGGGCATTATACCAGAGAGCATTGATTTCCACCGCTTTGCCCTCCCGGGGGGTTACCACCCAGTCCCCGACTTTGGCATCCATCCAGGTTAACTGGGTGCCACGACTGCCGGCAGTCAACAAGCCGTCCTCATCCATTTTAATATTATACCTGGTTCCTCGTTGATGCCAAGCCAGAATTTCCCGTAAAACGGGGTAAATTTCCTTGTAAACAAAAGAATAGTCACCAGTATATTCCAGATATTTAAAAACTGCCTGGAAATACCAGAGAGACGCATCCACCGTATTATAATCCGGCCGTTCCCCGCCATCAGGAAAACGATTGGGGATCAGCCCTTCCTCCAAATAGCGGGCAAATGTCTGCAACAATTCCCTGGCTACTTCAAAGCGCCTGGTGACCAGGGTCAAGCCCGGCAGGGCGATCATAGTATCCCTGCCCCAGTCGGTAAACCAGGGATAGCCGGCAATCACAGTGGCCGTGCCGGTGCTGGCCCGGCGGACAATAAACTGGTCTGCCGCCAGCACAAGGGCATTAAGCATTGGATGCTGATAGCCTGCCTGTTCCAGGAGGGCGGCAAGCCGCTTTTCTTCCCGAACCTGTAACAGGCGGGCGGAAGGCATTTCAGCTATCGGTTCGACTGAAGCCAGAATGGCCAATTCTCCATCTCCGTCCAGCTGAGCTATAAACTCCCCTGGCATGTAGTGGTCTTCAACAGATTCCAGCCCCCGTTCCTGCTCTATGCGGTAGACCATATTCTCGAACCAGTAGCCCGGACCGGCTTGCCAGCGACAGTTTTGTCCGCGCAGATAAAGGGCAGGAGCCTCCGGCCAGGCCTGTAACCTGACCTGTTCCGGCCCATCTTCCCGCTGCCAGGGCCAGGGACAGCGCCGCACATTCCCATGATAGTCCCGGCAATTGACTAAGGGGGTTATCCGTATTTCTACCTTTTCCCCGCTCCCATTCCAGACCCGATAGCGAACAACAGTGGTATTCTGACCATGGATCATAAAGACGATTTTCTCCAGCAACAGGTCCTCAATGGCATAGAGGAAACGGGGCAATGGTTCCCGGCTGAACTGCAACAAATAGTTTTGCCCCTGGGGATAAAAACCTCCCGTCGTCTCATTGACCCCAAGCAGGTACTCCTTACCCCGCCAGATCACCTTTTCCTCCAGCTTGCTCAACAGCAGCAGGCGCTGGGTGGGGGGATTAAGGGAAGCGATTAATAATCCATGATAGCGCCTGGTATTGCAGCCTGTAATAGTGGAAGCCGCAAAACCGCCCAGACCATTGGTCACCAGCCATTCCTTATTTAGAGCCTGGTCTAAATCAGCCAGCTGGCTTTTGGGAAAATGGAGCATTATATCACCACCTGTAAAAAGTAGGCTGAGCTTAGTTTAGCCCAGCCTGACTTTATTATATCCCTAAAACTGACCTTTTTCCAGCAGATCCAGCACCGTTAAGACCAGCATGGCATGGGACCAGGTCAGGGGTACTACCCAGGCTGGCTGACCAGTTTCCCGATCCACCTGTTCCGGCAACAAGCCGGTAGCAGTCTGGTGGTCAACAGCCCAGTACAGCAGCTCTTTGGCCCGCTGGTAATTGCCCCGGGCCCCATGATACTGGGCCAGCCAGAGGGTGCAGAGAATCCAGGGATTCCCCCCGATATAATGGTCATTCTCGTAACGCTTGATTCCTCCCACCCGGGGTGAGGTCAGGAATTGCTCCACTGCTTGCGCCGTGGCTTCCACGCGGGGATCATCCGGTGGCAGGAAGGCAAAGGGAACTGTCAACCCCAGTAAAGAGACATCCACCACCGCATCTTCCTGCAGGCAGTAAATCATCTGTCCCCGCTCTCCTGGCAGGATAACTCCCTTTTCTCCCTGGCCAGTGCGCCATTGATACTCTTCCCGGTTGACACAGAGCTTGACTCCCCGCAAAAAGCGGTTATAGCCGGGATGCCAGAGCTTTTCCTGAATCCGCTGGCCCAGTTCCTCTGCTGCCTGTCTCCAGCGTTCCGCTTCCTCCTGATAGCCCAGAGTAGTTGCAGCATCAGCAGCGGCCATTAAACCAGCCCAGACTGCTACCGCCGAATAGGTGTGTTCCCCACAGCGTTCTTCCCAGAGATCAAAACTGGGTTGCGGCAGACCGGTTTCTGCATCCCTGAAGTTTATCAGGAACTCCGCCCCTTTCTTGAATGAGGGCCACATTTCTGCCAGAAAGGCCCGTTCCCGGTAAAGAGCATAATGCTGCCACATGCCCCAAAGTACCGAGCCGGTTTCATCGATCTGAAGACCCCAGTTTGGTGCAATCGCTCCATCCAGGTAATAGCGCTGCTCCCAGGAACCATCTGCATTCTGGGCCTTTGCTGCCCAGCGGTAAAAACGGGCGGCAGCTTCCTTATAACCGGCCCGGTCGATGGCATAAGTGATAAAGGCAGCATCCCGGCCCCAGCAATAGGCATAACCGCCACAGCGGGTAAAATCCTCATCAAATTCAGGAGCAGCGATCATGCTACCATGTTCCGCATCAGTCATCAGGGAAAAAACTATCAGGGAACGGCGATAGAGGGCATCCAGACGCTCATCCCCTGTCTGCACCGGTTTAGCCTGGGCCAAATATCCTTTCCAGTAGCTGCGGGTAGCAGCCAGCAAAGCTGCATAGCCTTCTTCCCGTGCCTTTTCCAGCTGAGCTAAAGCCAGCTCATAGGAAGGCCCCAGGGAAAGGAAAATCGTTATGGCATTACTATGCCCGGGGGCCAAAAGCCCCAGATCCCAGGCCATCGCCCCATCGGTCGCCATGGCATGCATAACAGGTGAGAGCTGGCCATTGTCGGCATTCATCATAGCGCCACCGCACTGGAATTGCTGAGCTGGCCGGTCTGCTGCCCAGAGAAAATGGTAATTTTGCTTGAACTGCCAGAGCGCTTCCGCTTGCGGGCGGAAAATGGTGGTATGGTAACGCCCATATTCCCCGATTTGCAGCTGAGAAAACAGCAGCAAGCGCAAGCGCTGATCTGCTGCACCGGTATTAGTGACCTGAAGATGGCGCACCAGCAAATCCCGGCCTGGGACAGCAAAATCAGTAATTTCGGCCTTGATGCTATTCTCGCTCCCCTGCAAGACGGTGACCAGGACTGCACTGTCCGGCAGATAATACTGGTGGCTCTGCCACTGGTCTTCATGGAACCAGCTAGTCCGGGGCTGGCCATCGATAGCCAGCCCCAGCCAGTTGCGGCCAATATTCTGGGGTGTATCGATACGGGGCCAGAACAGGCGCTCCAGTTCCGCCCGCTTGCCCAGAGAAGCAAGCAAACGGGAATTCCCGATTACAGCACTCATCAAATAGGGTTTCCTTTCCATTACTGCGACTCCTTCCCTTAACCTTTGGTTCCACCGGCAGTCAGACCGGAAATAAGGTATTTTTGGGCCCAGAAAAAGAAGATCACTACTGGCACGGTAATCAGAATAGCTCCTGCCGACATATAATGCCAGTCAGTATTGAATTCATTGACAAAAGTCCTTAAACCAACAGGTAAAGTGTAGAGTTCTTCCCTGTTCATGAAAGTCAGGGCATACATAAACTCATTCCAGGCTGTTACAAAGGAATAAAAGGCTGTTACTGCCAGGCCCGGCAGAGATAAGGGCAGTACAATCCGCCAGAAAGTACCGAAAGGAGTCAGACCGTCTACCCGAGCCGCTTCTTCCAGCTCCACCGGAATTGTATCAAAAAATCCTTTTAACATCCAGACACAAAAGGGCAGGCTGACGGTAGAATAAGCCAGCACCAGACCGGTATAGCTATTTAAGAGCCCATAGGATTTAATAATATTATATAATGGCACAATCAACAGGGAACCGGGAAACATTTGCGCAACCAGGAAAGAAAAAAGCCCGGTTTGTTTACCCAGAAATTCAAAGCGGCTGAAGGCATAGGCGGCAGTTGCAGCCAGGAACACTCCGACCAGGGTGGTAAGAAAAGCGATCAGCGCCGAGTTGACCAGCCAGGTCAAAAAGATATGATTTTTGAAAGTTAAAATGTACCGGTAATTGTCCAGAGTGGGATGTTCGGGTATAAAGCGAATAACATTGCTGAAAACTTCGCTTTCCGGTTTGAAGGAGGTAGAAAGCACCCATACCACCGGAAAGACAGAAATTATGGAGGCCAGAGCCAGAATTATGTGTACCAGCAAATCAACCCAGCGTTTTGCTGTTTTTTTCTTCATCAGTACACCTTCTCTCCCGCATTCTTGAGCAGGCGATTGTAGAAAAAGCTGAAAGCCAGCAAAAAGCTCAGGATTATCACACCATAAGTTGCCGAAATCCCGAAATTCCAGTTCATAAATGCTTCCCGATAAGCATAGGTAACTAAAATCTCCGTCTGTTTGTAGGGGCCGCCACCGGTTATTAAATAAATAACATTAAACATATTGAAGGTCCAGATGACCCCCAGCAGCGTAGCAGTAAATGCTACCGGTTTCAACAGGGGTAAAGTGATATTCAGGAATTGCTGCCATTTGGAAGCGCCATCCACCTCTGCCGCTTCATATAGTTCTCTGGGTATGGACTGTAAGCCCCCCAGCAGGGTTACCATCATAAAGGGGACGCCCAGCCAGATATTGGTGATAATTACCGCAAACATGGCTGTCCACTTGTTGGAAAGCCAGGCGATCGGTTCAATTCCCAATTTACCCAGCATCAGGTTTATTATACCGTACTCGGCATTAAACATCCATTTCCAGGAAAAGGCGGATACAAAAGAGGGCACCGCCCAGGGAATAAGCATTAACATGCGGTAAATAGCTCTGCCCTTGAGCTTGCGATTGAGCAGCAAAGCCAGAAACAGACCTATGACAAAATGGAAAAAAACATTGGTAAAGGTCCAGATAAGAGTGTTAAGAGCTACATCCCAGAACTCGGAGTTCAAATTGCCCAGAAGTTTGCGATAATTGGCCAGCCCCACCCATTTCCATGAAGGGGCGACAAACTGGTTGCCCATGTTATACTGATTCATATCAGTGAAACTATAGGATATACCCAGAATCAAGGGATAAAAGACCAGTACAGCCATGGCCAGTAGAGCCGGGGTCAGAAACAGATAGGCCAGCCAGCTCTGGCTCAGCTTTTTATTCATTGACTTAACCTCCTTCTCGCCAAGGAAGGGGAGAGGCCAACAGCAGTTGGCCTCTACTTGTTCAGCAATTTCTTCCAGGCGGCTGCTACATCATCCAGGGCCTGTTGTGGAGTCTTTTGTCCTTTCAATGCGGCCTGATAATTGGGAGTAAAGTCAGTATAGATTTGACCGCCTTCAGGAATTACCGGCCGGTTGGTAGCTTTTTCAATCACTGCTTTAAAATCAGAAACAATCCGGTTGTTCTTGACTTCCGGCAATTCATAAGCGGATTTCCTGGTAGGCAACAGATTATTTTTAACAGCGAATTTAGCCTGAGCTTCCCTGGAGTTGATAAATTCGATAAATTTATACGCTGCTTCCCGGTTTTTGGTATTAGCAGAAATCACATAGTTATGTCCACCGACAGGAGAACCGGTTTTACCTTCTGGACCGACAGGGATGGGCGCAATGCCCAGGTTATCAGGATCCTTGAATTCAGGACCGCTGAGGAGATCGGAAGTTGCCCAGGGACCATTTAAAATCATAGCATATTTACCGGTTTTAAAGCCCACCTGCATATTGTCATAGTCGTTGGCAAAATCGATTTCTTTGGGAACTACCCCGTATTTATCCCGTAAATCAATCATAAACTGCAAGCCTTTAACTGCCCCGGGAGTATTGACCAGAATGGTTTTGTCCTTAGAATCGATCAGCCCACCACCAAAGGCCCACATGAAGGGCTGATACCAGTAAGCATCTCCGCGATAGAAAAAGCCATAACGCCCTTTCTGCTTGTCGGTCAGTTTTTGAGCCACTTTAACCAGCTCGTCCATTGTTTTCGGCGGTTCAACCCCGGCTTCCTTCAACATGCGTTTATTGTAGAGCAGCGCCAGGGCATCGGTTACCTGGGGTACACCCCATATTTTGCCATTATATACATTGTAGTTGAAAGGCGCTTCCAGGTAATCTGCCTTATCTTCAGGCTTGATTAAATCATCAATAGGAGCAAGATAGCCGAGAGCGGCAAATTCAGGTGTCCAGGCTATTTCAGCCCGGAAAACATCGGGAGCATTCCCTGCCTGGGCCGCCACTTTAAATTTGTTCTGCGCATCCGCAAAGGGAACAGCTTGCATGTCCACCTTGATATCCGGGTTTTGGGCCTCGAATTCCTTCACGATTTCATTAATAGTCTGGGTTTCTTCCTGGTTAAAAGTATGCCAGAAACTGATGGTAACTTTTTCTCCACCCGGCTTATTCCCGGTCCTGGGCTCTTCGTTTTTGGCACAGCCAGTGACAAAACTGGATGCCAGCAATACAGTAGCCAGTCCTAAACTAAGGCTTTTCACAATTCCCTTCATATCCCTGTCCTCCTTCAAATCATTCATAAAATGGCCAGTTCAGTGTCAGGATCAAACAAGTGCAGGTGGTTCATGTCTACCGCCAGAGTTACCTTATCCCCCATGCGGTAAGGCTGGCGTGCCGCCACCCGGGCTGTCACCTCCTGTTCGCCTACCTTAAGATGCAGGTATATTTCCGCCCCTAACAGCTCCACCACTTCAACAGGTGCCTGCAGTTGACTGTCAGGGTAGGTTTCCAGTGCTACCGGTTCATCATGAATATGTTCCGGCCTGATGCCCATAATCACTTCTTTACCAGGATAGGCTCTGATTCCGTTCTGCTTACCCTCAGGCACCTTCAATTTCAGTCCCGGTGCAGTCAGCCAAATGTTTCCTTCCTCCTCTTTTACTACCACCTTCAGGAAGTTCATGCTGGGACTACCGATAAATCCAGCCACAAATTTATTCCGCGGCTGGCGATAAAGGTTCATGGGGGTGTCTACCTGCTGAATGACGCCATCTTTCATCACCACAATCCGGTCACCCATGGTCATGGCTTCTGTCTGGTCATGGGTAACATAAATAGTGGTAGTTTTCAGTCGTTGATGCAAACGGGTGATTTCCGCACGCATCTGTACCCGTAACTTGGCATCCAGGTTGGAAAGAGGCTCGTCCATCAGGAAAACAGCCGGTTCGCGAACAATAGCGCGTCCCATAGCTACCCGCTGGCGCTGACCACCTGACAAAGCTTTCGGCTTTCTGTCCAGCAAGTGCTCGATTTGCAGGATTTTCGCCACTTCTCGCACCCGCCTGTCAATCTCGTCTTTCGGCAATTTGCGCAGTTTCAGGCCAAAAGCCATGTTATCATAAACATTCATATGCGGATACAGAGCATAATTCTGGAAAACCATGGCAATATCGCGGTCTTTAGGGGGCAGTTCATTGACCAGACGGTCGCCAATATACAGCTCCCCTGCGGATATATCCTCCAGTCCAGCGATCATACGCAGGGTAGTAGACTTGCCGCAGCCTGATGGTCCCACAAAAACTACAAACTCCTGATCCTTGATTTCCAGATTAAAGTTGGAAACAACCTCCACTTCGCCATAGCGCTTGTAAACATTGCGCAAAATCACTTGAGCCATCAGTTTTTAGCCTCCTTTGCCGGAGCACAGGATTTGCGAATCACCAGTTCGGTCCTGATAAAATCATGTCCAGCTTTCCGGGCCGGGTTGCGTATCTTCTCGATCAAGAGTTCCGTTACCCGCACTCCCAGCTCATAGGTAAAAATCTCCACACTCGTTAAAGGCGGAGCCGTAAACCGGGCCATAGGGACATTATTAAACCCCACTACTGAAACATCCCGCGGTACTTTCATCCCCCGTTCCCTAACCGCCTGGATAGCACCGAAAGCCATCAGGTCATCCGCCACAACAACAGCCGTCAAATCAGGATGCCGGTCCAGCAGTTCCAGCATGGCCCGCTCTCCCCCTTCCTGGGTATACTCACCATGGGCTACCAGACTGCGGTCAAAACCGACCCCGAACTCCTGCAGAGCCTTTTTATACCCATCCAGACGATCCAGGCTGACTACAAACTCCAGCGACCCGATAATACAGCCGATCCGCCGGTGTCCTAATCCCAGCAAATATGCTGTGGCCTGATAAGCAGCTTCGATATTATCATTATCAACCCAGCACATATCCCAGTCATGCAACGGCTTGCCCACCAGAGCCGCAGGAAACTTGCGGGCCTGTAATTCCGCCCCCAGCTGGTTATCAACCCGGGATACCAGCAAGATTACGCCATCTACTCTGCGCCCTCTGACCATGCGCAGAACCGCTTCCTTTTCCTCCTGTTCCGTTTCCCCGGTAGCCAGCAGCAAGTCATAGCCTTCCCGCCTGGCCACCGAACTGATGCCACGGATTACTTCCGGAAAGAATGGGTTGAGGAATACCTCTTCGGCAGCCCGGGGCATAACCAGGCCAATAGTTTCCGTACTGCGTGTCACCAGATTGCGGGCTACCAGGTTGGGATGATACCCCAGCTCTTTCATGGCCTGCAAAACCCGCTGCCTGGTTTCCTCACTGATTTTGGGGTTATTGGCCAGCACTCTTGAAACAGTAGATGGATTCACCCCTGCCAGTTTAGCTACATCTTTTATTGTTGGCGCCACATATCCACCTCCTAAGCAAACGTTTGCATGTGCAATCGTTTGCCCAGCTTTGTTTTTATTATACCCCTTTCAAAACGATTTGACAAGAGGAAAATAAAAAAGAGCTTCTCTCAGAAGCCCCCGTATTGCTGTACTGCCGCTGAACCGTATCCATCCTATTTCCGCCTCCGCCGCCAGTTGGCCAGATTGAACCCGATCAGCAGCAACAGTATCAAAAACGCCAGGATAGCTGCAACATAGACCGGAAAATAAATGTTCCAGGGATATTTTTTCAGAATAGCATTCCCTTTTTCTCTAACTGCCAGTACCAGGCGATCATACCAGGTGTATTTTTTTATGCTCACCGGCTGTTCCGGGTGGACAGGCTTAACCACTGCCAGTCGCTGTTTTTCCACACTGTAAGAGCCCAGCTGACTGCTCTGAGAGTTTTCACCCGCGGCCGGAGCCAGAACATCCAGAACATTGGGGTCCAGATTGGTATCGGTACCCCCACCAAATTGCCATTCCGTAGCTTTGGCCAGTACAGGCCGCCAGCCATCGGGACCGATGGGATCCTGACTGCCGATGAGGACATAATAATACCAGGTCTCGGGATGCTCATCCAGGGCCTCCCTGGGGATGACAGCCTCTACCGTTTTCCCATCTGTTGCCCGCCGGAACAGCAGGCCCTGGCGCCGTCCTGGTTCAGTCTTGCGCTGGTTCCAGTAATAAACCGCCCCTTTATGCCAGCCGGTAACATCGATAAAGTACTCCCAGCCATGGCGGGGGTCAAAGTCCACATAGGCCCCTTCCCGCCAGGTTTCAGAACGGCCTTGATTGGGCTGGCTGTCTATGTAAAGAGCAATCCGCTGATGACTAAACCCTTCCGGCGCTCCCCAGGGGTTGGACAGCTTTTCGGCAAAGGTAAAATAAAAATAATAACTGGAATCATCCACTTCCACGCGAAAGGTGGTCAGGTCATAGAGCCCATGCCGGGGATCAAATACCGGTCCCTTTGGATAGACATAGGTTCCCGGGCCCCGGTCATCCCCCCGGGGATCTTCCATTTGAAACAGCACCTGCCGCGGGACTGCATTAGCAGCTGCCGACTTGCTGCTTGCCAGCCCTAACAGCAGGAAAAACACCAGAAACACAGAAAAACGTCGCATATTATTCCCCCTCATGCAAGGAGAGGGCTGCCAGCCGCCGGGTCAATTCCAGGGCCGCATTATGGCCCAGCAGCTTGAGCCGGAAATTCATGGCGGCCACTTCAATGATGCTGGCAATATTGCGTCCAGGACGAACGGGAATAGTGATCCCGGGGATTTCATTGCCCAGCAGCTTAACTTTTTCCTCATCCAGGCCCAGGCGGTCATAATATTTACCTTCCTGCCACTCTTCCAGACGGATAGCCATATGAATGGTCTGCTCGATCCGCACTGCCCCTGCCCCGAAGAGAGTCCGGATATCCAGAATCCCCAGGCCGCGAATCTCCAGCAGATGTCTGACCACCTCCGGCGCCCGTCCCGAGAGGCGTTCCCCGATTTTAATCACTTCTACCGCATCATCAGCAACCAGGCGATGGCCCCTTTTCACCAGTTCCAGAGCTGTCTCACTCTTGCCAATGCCACTTTCCCCGGTAATCAGGACCCCAACGCCATGGACATCCACCAGCACCCCGTGGATGGTGGCACTGGGAGCCAGTCTTTCTTCAAGAAAATCGGTAAGTCGACTGATAAAACTGGTAGTTGGTTGCGGAGTGCGCAACAGGGGGATCCTCTTTTCCCGGGCCGCTTCCAGCCAGGTTGGCTCGATTTCAATGCCCCTGGTAATAATCAGGCAGGGAAAATACAGACTCAGCAAAACATTCCAGCGCTGCCAGGCTTCTTCGGCTGGCAGGGTGCCCAGGTAGGCAAACTCGGTAGTACCCAGTACCTGAATGCGCTGATGGTCAAAATGCTGCAAAAAGCCGGCCAGCACCAGGCCCGGCCGATTGATGTCCGCCACCTTCAGCTTGCGCCCTAACTCCTCTTCTCCGCTTAATACCTCAAGGCCCAGGGCCTTGATCAGATCCCGTACTTTAAGTTCAACCATTAAATCCACCTGCAACCAGCTGGGCCAGAGTCTCCACCGCAGCCTCTTCATCCTCGCCCTGGGCTTCAATGGTCAAATAGCTTCCCTTCTTGGCCGCCAGGGTCATCAAACCCAGAATGCTCTTGCCATCAACTTCATGATTGTCTTTGCTCACCTTGATCTGACTTTTGAAACGGCTGGCAGTCTGGACAAACAGGGCTGCCGGCCTGGCATGTAAGCCCATTTCATTGGTGATTTCGACTGTAACCTTTGCCATTTTTACTTCCCCCTCACTGCTTCAGTATTCCATTCCATTCTATCGAAAACCGTCTTTTTTCACAAGACAAAACGGTGAATTGCCTCTGCTACTCCATCATCATCATTGGCCAGAGTGACATAATCGGCGATAGCCTTGACTTCCGGTTTGGCATTGCCCATGGCCACCCCGATCCCTGCCAGCTCAATCATATCCAGGTCATTGAAACTGTCCCCGATAGCCATGGCGTCCTTTAACTCCAGGTCCAGATGGCGGCAAAGGGCAATTAGGGCCTGGCCCTTACTGGCTTCCGGATGGGTGAACTCCAGATAATGATCCTTGGATTTGGCCAGCTGCACTTTGCCCTGCCAGCGGGGGCGCAAGGCTGCCGCCAGCTGGTCCAGCCGTTCCGGTTCAGCGATGAGCAGAATTTTGCTGGGTCCCTGACCGCTGGCCAGAATCCTGCCCCGCAAATCCTCTTCCACCGTGTAGGGAACCCGGGCCAGTTGACTGTATGCTTCTGCCTCTGCTGTCGCCTTTTCCACATAGAGGTGGTCATCCAGATAGATATTGGCATGAATCCCTTCTTCCCGGGCCAGGGTGATGATTTCCGCCGCCATTTCCGGCGGCAGGGGGCGGTGCCAGAGCTCTTCCCCGCTCAGCCCCGATTTGATCAAAGCCCCTTGATAGGTGATCAAGGGCAGATCCAGTCCCAGTTCCAGGGCATAGGGCCGGGCGGAACGGTACATCCGGCCCGTGGCCAGAGTTACCGCCACCCCCCGGGCACTGGCGGCCTTAATAGCCGCCTGGGCCCGGGGGGAAATAGTACAGTCAGTTCGCAAGAGGGTATCATCCAGATCGATTGCTATTAATTTTACCAAGATAATTCCTCCTACTCCACCAGAGCATTAGCAATGGAACTGATAAATGATAACACAATCGCTCCCAGCAAAGCCGGAATGAAACCGGCTACATCAAATCCTTTCACCACTGAACCTACCAGATAGAGCATCATGCCATTGACCACCAGGGTAAAAATCCCCAGAGTCAGGATATTGAGGGGCAGAGTCAATAACAGCACCAGCGGCCTGATCACTGCATTGACTATGCCCAG of Carboxydocella sporoproducens DSM 16521 contains these proteins:
- a CDS encoding ROK family protein, with the protein product MQVIAGIDLGGTNIKGGLFTTAGELLGKKEIPTQAAAGPRAVVVRIADLVRELVTEFGQGHTLAGVGVGAPGLHDFAQGECIFSPNLPGWRNVPVTTWLTELLGVPVKLDNDANLATLGEFWQGAGQGANNLLMLTLGTGVGGGLILNGQLFRGPDGTAGELGHMVIWLDGPACNCGNRGCLETLASATALLRLGREAGLPVKEAREVMQLATAADPRAIEVVDRYISYLAVGVASLVNIFNPDLVLIGGGVVKAGEQLLAPLREKVARLALAVPAQRVKIKAATLGNDAGIYGAAALFGDKR
- a CDS encoding phosphatase; protein product: MRWLVDLHCHSVASGHAYSTVQEMARAAADKGLKMFALTDHGPAMPGGPHLYHFGNLRVLPETIYGVRVLKGVEANIIGLDGTLDLPDQYLAKLEIVLAGFHTYCFPADQGIVTNTDAMLKAMAHPLVDVIVHPGNPEFQIDPEVIVQGAKHYGKAIEINNSSLGGSRKGSATNCAAIARLAAEYGVLISLGSDSHYADWVGELTAAWDLCQRQGVKEEQILNRSPETVLAYLEQRRRTGTCK
- a CDS encoding amylo-alpha-1,6-glucosidase, whose translation is MLHFPKSQLADLDQALNKEWLVTNGLGGFAASTITGCNTRRYHGLLIASLNPPTQRLLLLSKLEEKVIWRGKEYLLGVNETTGGFYPQGQNYLLQFSREPLPRFLYAIEDLLLEKIVFMIHGQNTTVVRYRVWNGSGEKVEIRITPLVNCRDYHGNVRRCPWPWQREDGPEQVRLQAWPEAPALYLRGQNCRWQAGPGYWFENMVYRIEQERGLESVEDHYMPGEFIAQLDGDGELAILASVEPIAEMPSARLLQVREEKRLAALLEQAGYQHPMLNALVLAADQFIVRRASTGTATVIAGYPWFTDWGRDTMIALPGLTLVTRRFEVARELLQTFARYLEEGLIPNRFPDGGERPDYNTVDASLWYFQAVFKYLEYTGDYSFVYKEIYPVLREILAWHQRGTRYNIKMDEDGLLTAGSRGTQLTWMDAKVGDWVVTPREGKAVEINALWYNALKIAAELARRQGESARELEELARLAASSFNAKFWYAEGGYLYDVIDPAGNPDPALRPNQILAVSLPHQLLDPIRQKLVVRAVWRALYTPYGLRSLAADHPRYQSTYIGDRWKRDGAYHQGTAWSWLIGPFLTALRKVHNYDASSREIAEKLLEPFRGHLFEAGVGTISEIFDGDHPHTPRGCFAQAWGVAEVLRAWVEEIMQR
- a CDS encoding glycoside hydrolase family 15 protein; translation: MERKPYLMSAVIGNSRLLASLGKRAELERLFWPRIDTPQNIGRNWLGLAIDGQPRTSWFHEDQWQSHQYYLPDSAVLVTVLQGSENSIKAEITDFAVPGRDLLVRHLQVTNTGAADQRLRLLLFSQLQIGEYGRYHTTIFRPQAEALWQFKQNYHFLWAADRPAQQFQCGGAMMNADNGQLSPVMHAMATDGAMAWDLGLLAPGHSNAITIFLSLGPSYELALAQLEKAREEGYAALLAATRSYWKGYLAQAKPVQTGDERLDALYRRSLIVFSLMTDAEHGSMIAAPEFDEDFTRCGGYAYCWGRDAAFITYAIDRAGYKEAAARFYRWAAKAQNADGSWEQRYYLDGAIAPNWGLQIDETGSVLWGMWQHYALYRERAFLAEMWPSFKKGAEFLINFRDAETGLPQPSFDLWEERCGEHTYSAVAVWAGLMAAADAATTLGYQEEAERWRQAAEELGQRIQEKLWHPGYNRFLRGVKLCVNREEYQWRTGQGEKGVILPGERGQMIYCLQEDAVVDVSLLGLTVPFAFLPPDDPRVEATAQAVEQFLTSPRVGGIKRYENDHYIGGNPWILCTLWLAQYHGARGNYQRAKELLYWAVDHQTATGLLPEQVDRETGQPAWVVPLTWSHAMLVLTVLDLLEKGQF